Below is a genomic region from Lineus longissimus chromosome 4, tnLinLong1.2, whole genome shotgun sequence.
ttcaaAGTAAAAGAACCAAAGTAAACATcttaaacatgaaattgaagatcacCTTCAGATGCAATATAACCTGATCTTCAATGTTTGGTTTGTTTAACAAACCAAACATTGTAATCtctgaaacaagccaaacttaATAAGATTGGCTTGTTTCAGAGATTACAAGTGCATAACAGAATCGTTTGTTCCAGACATTCCGTCTTGGGCATTCTATCCTTGAAGGCAACTGAAGTAGCGGTCGACCACAGGGATGAACTTGATGGACGATGTTAACTGAGGAGGAAACAGTCATGAGCTACATGAAGACACAGCGGTAAAGGTGCCTCATGGTCGTGCAGGGTCACCCCAATGGCGGGGTGGCATTGGGATATCataatgatcataatgatgatggcgatgatgatgatggagatgttgCATATGCTTTAATGTAGCTTGACTCTGCTATCACTAGAAGCTAAACCTTGCATTGGCATTTTTCCTTAGTGATTCAGTGTACTTACAGTAACTCCTTTGTTCTTCGGCACCATGACCATGCAAGAATACAACAGGCCCCTCAATGTCCATAGTTATGGAGATCGATAATCTACAAGTAAAAAGGGGAAACAATGTGCACAATGACATGATATCCAAACTCTGTTATATCTCTTCTGAGGAGGATCTCCTCAATTGGTACAACGTTTAGGCCTCAGACTCATCCATGTCTTCTGATGAGGACAGCCGCCTCCAATGGCAAACTGTCAGGTCCCAGACACATCTATCTCTTGTGATAAGGACAGTCACCTCCAATGGTAAATCGTTCAGATCCAAGACACATCTGTCTCTTGTGATAAGGACAGTCACCTCCAATGGTAAATCGTTCAGATCCAAGACACATCTGTCTCTTGTGATAAGGACAGTCACCTCCAATGGTAAATCGTTCAGATCCAAGACACATCTGTCTCTTGTGATAAGGACAGTCACCTCCAATGGTAAATATTTCAGATCCAAGACACATCTGTCTCTTGTGATAAGGACAGTCACCTCAAATGGTAAATCTTTCAGATCCAAGACACATCTGTCTCTTGTGATAAGGACAGTCACCTCCAATGGTAAATCGTTCAGATCCAAGACACATCTGTCTCTTGTGATAAGGACAGTCACCTCCAATGGTAAAGTTTCAGGGAAGTAATAAGCAATTCAATACAAGTCGTTATGACTATTCAAGTCATTTAttgagacaaaggcacaaccatcATCAGTACCTTTCTTTCAGTCTCTGATGAAAACAGGTCCGTCGAAACCCAAAGACATGTCAAGTCAACAAGACAGCCTCAGGAGCCATGCCATGCTCACATCACATCAATTAGCAATACACTCAAAAGATGCGTGTTTTTTTGGCTGTGCATATCACATAGTCACAATTAATGGTTGAAGGTAAAGTTGGTCGACGCAAGGTTAAACAAGACAGCCCATTTCAAACTGAAGTGGCGTCGCAATCATGCAATTAAACATTGTACTTACGGACCCGCGATCGGGAAAAAAACGGCCGATGGCATCGCATGGACTGTTTCACTTTCCTTTCACTCTCGAAATTCAGAAGAAAGCTCACCTAAAACATTATGCATATGAAATCTAAAAGAAGGAAAGGTCCCCCAAAATGGGAAATGTGGGaagatttttgtttttgttcactAGTATAAGCAACTTTTGGGAGAGGAACTATCACGCAAAATGATAAAAACACGTGTTGAAAGAACGCGCTTTAAAATTTAATCGTACTATTGATAAGCAGACTTGTACACACCTAACGGGCGCTGTGGAATCTATCAACACAGGCGACATTAACTATGGTTTGGTACTACGAATTTTTCCAGTCACCAATTTTGTAGTCATTTTGGAAAGCCGCCACCTAGTTTAATGTTATTAGGCTACGATGTTGACAAATTTCGTTGATTAATCCCATTTCCAACATTCAGTTTTGGCGTAAATTAGCAAGTAATGTCAAGGGTAGTTTTCCTGCACCCCGACCTGGGCATTGGGGGAGCTGAAAGGGCTATGATCGATGCTGCACTGGCTTTGAAATCAAGGGGTCACTCCGTCAAGTTTGTGACTGCTCATCATGATCCAGGTCATTGCTTTCAGGAGACAAGGGATGGCACTTTCTCTGTCACTGCTGTGGGGGACTGGCTACCCAGGAGTATGTGTGGCATCTGCTATGCTGCGTGGGCTTACATCCGCATGATCTATGCTGCCATCTATCTGGTCTTCTTCAGCAAAATGAAGTATGATGTTGTGATTTGCGACCAGATTTCTGTGTGTATTCCAGTACTGAGAATTGGAAATACGCGCATTATCTTCTATTGTCATTTCCCTGACCAACTTCTGACCCAGAGGAAGAGCTTCCTGAAGAAACTCTATCGCTGGCCGATTGACTGGATGGAGGAGAAGACCACAGGAATGGCTGATGTCGTCCTTGTCAACAGTAACTTTACTGGTAAGACATGCTAGATCATGATCTTAGGAGGCCAGAGTAAGCAGTGAGAGGGATGGCCATGGCACATACACTGACCTGTCCTCTGAGTTTATTAGGGGGTTCAGTGGCATTTTCAACCTCTGTCTTTGTCTTACGGCTAGTTTCGCTTGTTCAGAATTCAGTAAGCTGATCACACTTGATCGACATCATACCGTCCATTCACTGACCTTTCTCAACTTTGATCTCATTTTCAGCGGGACTATTCAAAGATACATTCACTGCCCTTGATCACATTAAGCCAGATGTTTTATACCCGATTCCGGACTTCCAAGCATTCAGGAAGCCTATTGCTCCTCCTACAGTTGATTTGATGCCCAAAGGAACAGATAAGACTATCTTCTTGTCCATAAATCGATATGAGAGGAAGAAGAATTTGGCACTTGCCATCAGATCATTAGGTAATTATTACTTCTACATGCATTGACAGGCTTGCGAAAATaaggaaaatgaaatattttggtcgggcagaaaaagaagaagaaatacgTCTAAAA
It encodes:
- the LOC135486333 gene encoding alpha-1,3/1,6-mannosyltransferase ALG2-like; its protein translation is MSRVVFLHPDLGIGGAERAMIDAALALKSRGHSVKFVTAHHDPGHCFQETRDGTFSVTAVGDWLPRSMCGICYAAWAYIRMIYAAIYLVFFSKMKYDVVICDQISVCIPVLRIGNTRIIFYCHFPDQLLTQRKSFLKKLYRWPIDWMEEKTTGMADVVLVNSNFTAGLFKDTFTALDHIKPDVLYPIPDFQAFRKPIAPPTVDLMPKGTDKTIFLSINRYERKKNLALAIRSLAKLGRLLGSMEGIHLVMAGGYDERVTENIEYYQELVQLATDLNVLEHITFIRSFNDSQKRTLLAYSSCLLYTPDKEHFGIVPIEAMYMQCPVIAVKSGGPLETVSHKQTGFLCDPNPLSFAEAMKEIVKNPSFAKKLGEAGKNRVETMFSFNAFSEQLNRVVSNLIEDKKEN